A genome region from Indicator indicator isolate 239-I01 chromosome 31, UM_Iind_1.1, whole genome shotgun sequence includes the following:
- the MEP1B gene encoding meprin A subunit beta: MGWFSVPVLLTWLLLQVVWSQPAPETIEIDVDGGIDQDIFDINEALGLDLFEGDIKLDGERSAIIGDNYRWPHVIPYVLEDSLEMNAKGLILKAFEQYRLKTCIDFKPWEGEKNYISVFKGSGCWSSVGNRQHGLQQLSIGASCDRIGTIQHEFLHALGFWHEQSRSDRDDYVSIIWDRIQAGKDHNFAKYNDSTSDFLNVPYDYTSVMHYSQNAFKNGTEPTIVTNIPDFMDVIGQRMDFSDYDLQKLNRLYNCTSSLSFMDTCSFELENVCGMIQSSDDNSDWQRLSQVPAGPTTDHTNMGECEDSGYFMHFNTSAGAEGSTALLESRVLYPKRGFQCLEFYLYNSGHESDRLYVWVREYTAAHPNGTLRLIQEIKGSPANYWQLHHVSLNVTSKSRVVFQGVKGGGLSNGGLSIDDINLSETQCPHHVWHIRNFTHLLNTSPAGQEGRIYSPPFYSTKGYAFQVSLYVNGTADSPFNLAIYLHLISGANDDHLQWPCAWQQGTMILLDQHPDIRQRMSNQRSVTTDPQQLDSSSKYFWGRPSEVGATATFPNGTTFKRGPGSGTSAFLTHQRLRRRDFIKEDSIYILLTMEDISHLLSTQPSASPTVVTNTSSATTKPTTTTTKPTSTKPTSTTTTKPTTTTTAFVTQTDKPEVEGPDVCPENPCENDGVCIVVDRAPVCRCPAGDNWWYMGEKCERKGSTQENTVIAVSSTIAVFVGMLIVTVTTAVCLKKKYRKEKEHGEKLALENDLNDLVD; the protein is encoded by the exons ATGGGCTGGTTTTCTGTGCCTGTGCTCCTAACTTGGCTTCTTCTGCAAGTGGTCTGGAGTCAg cctgctccagagacaATTG aaatcGATGTAGATGGAGGAATTGATCAAGACATCTTTGACATCAATGAAG CTTTAGGACTAGACCTTTTTGAGGGAGACATCAAGCTTGATGGG GAACGGAGTGCCATCATTGGTGACAACTATCGGTGGCCCCACGTTATCCCTTATGTCCTGGAAGACAGCCTGG aaatGAATGCCAAGGGACTCATCCTCAAGGCGTTTGAACAGTATCGGCTGAAAACCTGCATTGACTTCAAGCCttgggaaggggagaagaattACATCTCTGTGTTCAAGGGAAGTGG ATGCTGGTCCTCAGTGGGAAACCGCCAGCATGGGCTACAGCAGCTCTCCATTGGAGCCAGCTGTGACAGGATCGGCACAATCCAGCACGAGTTCCTGCATGCCCTGGGATTCTGGCATGAGCAGTCACGGTCTGACAGGGATGACTATGTGTCCATCATCTGGGACAGGATTCAGGCTG GTAAAGATCACAATTTTGCAAAATACAATGACTCCACATCAGACTTTCTGAATGTTCCCTATGACTACACTTCTGTGATGCACTACAGCCAAAACGCATTCAAGAATGGAACTGAACCCACCATTGTCACCAACATACCAGACTTCATGGATGTCATAGGACAGAGGATGGATTTCAGTGATTATGATCTCCAGAAGCTGAACAGGCTGTACAACTGCA cctcctccctcagcttcatGGACACGTGCAGTTTTGAACTTGAAAATGTGTGTGGCATGATTCAAAGTTCAGATGATAACAGTGACTGGCAGCGTTTGTCTCAGGTTCCTGCTGGGCCAACTACTGATCACACTAATATGGGGGAATGTGAAG ATTCTGGTTACTTCATGCATTTCAACaccagtgctggagcagaggggagcacagctctcctggagagCCGTGTGCTGTATCCCAAAAGGGGCTTCCAGTGCTTGGAGTTCTATCTCTACAACAGTGGTCACGAAAGCGACCGGCTGTACGTCTGGGTCAGGGAGTACActgcagcccatcccaatggcacTCTGAGACTCATTCAAGAGATAAAAG GTTCTCCTGCAAATTACTGGCAGCTCCATCATGTTTCTTTGAACGTCACAAGCAAATCCCGGGTTGTGTTTCAAGGTGTGAAAGGAGGTGGCTTGTCAAATGGAGGCCTCTCTATTGATGACATCAACTTGTCTGAGACTCAGTGTCCCCACCACGTCTGGCATATCAGAAATTTCACACATCTCCTCAACACAAgcccagcaggacaagagggaagaaTATACAGCCCACCTTTTTATTCTACTAAAGGCTATGCTTTTCAGGTCAGCTTGTATGTAAATGGTACTGCTGATAGCCCATTTAATTTGGCAATATATTTGCACTTGATTTCTGGAGCAAATGATGATCATCTGCAATGGCCCTGTGCTTGGCAACAAGGTACCATGATCCTGCTTGACCAGCATCCTGATATTCGTCAAAGGATGTCAAACCAAAGGAGTGTAACAACAGACCCCCAGCAACTGG attcctcatcaaaatatttttggggTCGGCCATCTGAAGTGGGAGCCACAGCAACTTTCCCCAATGGAACTACTTTCAAGAGAGGTCCAGGAAGTGGAACAAGTGCATTTTTAACCCATCAGAGACTTAGGAGACGTGACTTTATTAAAGAAGACAGTATTTACATTCTTCTAACAATGGAAG ATATATCACATCTACTGTCAACTCAGCCAAGTGCTTCACCAACTGTTGTTACAAATACATCCAGTGCCACCACCaagcccaccaccaccaccaccaagcccACCAGCACCAagcccaccagcaccaccaccaccaagcccaccaccaccaccacagcctttGTCACCCAGACTGATAAGCCAGAGGTGGAGGGTCCAGATGTCTGTCCAGAAAACCCTTGTGAAAATGATGGTGTCTGCATTGTTGTAGACAGAGCACCAGTGTGCAG
- the RNF138 gene encoding E3 ubiquitin-protein ligase RNF138 isoform X1 — MAEGAAAAACFSEDDFYCPVCQEVFKTPVRTANCQHVFCRKCFLTAIRESGTHCPLCRGSVTKKERTYPKRALDVENSMKKASGGCRCCEKQVRFSWMRQHYKTCKKYQDEYGVSSVIPNLQISQDSTGNSSRSDAISGNGEMANNQILQGETSGHPTFKCPLCQEANFTRQRLLDHCNNRHLYHIVPVICPICVSLPWADTNQVTRNLVSHLNLRHRFDYGEFVNLQLDEEAQYQNAVQESCHVNF; from the exons ATGGCCGAAggagcggcagcggcggcgTGCTTCAGCGAGGATGATTTTTACTGTCCGGTttgccaggaggtgttcaaaacgCCCGTGAGGACTGCGAACTGCCAGCACGT GTTTTGCAGGAAGTGCTTCTTGACAGCTATCAGAGAAAGTGGAACACATTGTCCTCTCTGCCGGGGGAGCGTgactaaaaaagaaagaacatatCCCAAAAGGGCTCTAGATGTTGAAAACAGTATGAAGAAAGCTTCTGGGGGCTGTAGATGCTGTGAGAAGCAG GTTAGATTTTCGTGGATGAGACAGCATTATAAAACGTGTAAGAAGTATCAGGATGAATATGGTGTTTCTTCTGTTATCCCAAACTTACAGATTTCCCAAGATTCAACAGGGAACAG TAGCAGGAGTGATGCAATATCTGGTAATGGAGAGATGGCCAATAATCAAATCCTTCAAGGAGAAACAAG TGGACACCCAACCTTCAAATGCCCTCTGTGTCAGGAAGCCAATTTTACCAGACAACGTTTGCTGGATCACTGTAACAACAGACATCTTTACCACATAGTTCCTGTA ATCTGTCCCATTTGTGTATCTCTTCCTTGGGCAGACACTAACCAGGTTACTAGAAATCTTGTTAGCCATCTTAACCTAAGACACCGGTTTGACTATGGAGAATTTGTG aATCTTCAGCTCGATGAAGAAGCCCAATACCAAAATGCAGTTCAAGAATCCTGTCATGTGAACTTTTAA
- the RNF138 gene encoding E3 ubiquitin-protein ligase RNF138 isoform X2 has translation MAEGAAAAACFSEDDFYCPVCQEVFKTPVRTANCQHVFCRKCFLTAIRESGTHCPLCRGSVTKKERTYPKRALDVENSMKKASGGCRCCEKQVRFSWMRQHYKTCKKYQDEYGVSSVIPNLQISQDSTGNSRSDAISGNGEMANNQILQGETSGHPTFKCPLCQEANFTRQRLLDHCNNRHLYHIVPVICPICVSLPWADTNQVTRNLVSHLNLRHRFDYGEFVNLQLDEEAQYQNAVQESCHVNF, from the exons ATGGCCGAAggagcggcagcggcggcgTGCTTCAGCGAGGATGATTTTTACTGTCCGGTttgccaggaggtgttcaaaacgCCCGTGAGGACTGCGAACTGCCAGCACGT GTTTTGCAGGAAGTGCTTCTTGACAGCTATCAGAGAAAGTGGAACACATTGTCCTCTCTGCCGGGGGAGCGTgactaaaaaagaaagaacatatCCCAAAAGGGCTCTAGATGTTGAAAACAGTATGAAGAAAGCTTCTGGGGGCTGTAGATGCTGTGAGAAGCAG GTTAGATTTTCGTGGATGAGACAGCATTATAAAACGTGTAAGAAGTATCAGGATGAATATGGTGTTTCTTCTGTTATCCCAAACTTACAGATTTCCCAAGATTCAACAGGGAACAG CAGGAGTGATGCAATATCTGGTAATGGAGAGATGGCCAATAATCAAATCCTTCAAGGAGAAACAAG TGGACACCCAACCTTCAAATGCCCTCTGTGTCAGGAAGCCAATTTTACCAGACAACGTTTGCTGGATCACTGTAACAACAGACATCTTTACCACATAGTTCCTGTA ATCTGTCCCATTTGTGTATCTCTTCCTTGGGCAGACACTAACCAGGTTACTAGAAATCTTGTTAGCCATCTTAACCTAAGACACCGGTTTGACTATGGAGAATTTGTG aATCTTCAGCTCGATGAAGAAGCCCAATACCAAAATGCAGTTCAAGAATCCTGTCATGTGAACTTTTAA